From a single Desulfovibrio sp. ZJ209 genomic region:
- a CDS encoding acyl-CoA dehydrogenase family protein, translating into MGKLSKPEFEAYLKQVRDLAEGPLEEMQKDIETTNVFPQEFYDLAVKNNLYRCSVPEEYGGWGLSEPEILRVQEEFSRGPGGMRMHLHYAMDLNWRPLYDYGSEELKKELMPGFQDRSVFTCWAVTEEKGGTGADIQATAVKDGDDYILNGEKFLISHTDCCNYAYITAVTDPNADKEHRLSTFMVPCDTPGYELTPMPHMMGCRGAGHTGLKFTNMRVPKKYLLGKEGQGLEIAIHSLSVSRAHIAASNLGMAQRMLELSIKRAKDRVTFGKPIIERQAIRMKLADMATHVHALRTMIYDFARDYEKDPKGEFIEEKAAMCKLFSIWTTKVVSDEMLEIFGGIGYFEDCEYGPVERLYRDTRAMWLEEGTPTVQRITISRQNIKHNGVTEYQHD; encoded by the coding sequence ATGGGCAAGCTGTCCAAGCCGGAATTTGAGGCCTATCTGAAACAGGTGCGCGACCTGGCTGAAGGGCCGCTGGAGGAGATGCAGAAAGACATCGAGACCACCAATGTCTTTCCCCAGGAGTTTTATGACCTGGCGGTCAAGAACAATCTTTACCGGTGCTCCGTGCCGGAGGAATATGGCGGTTGGGGGCTGAGCGAGCCCGAGATCCTGCGCGTCCAGGAAGAGTTCAGCCGCGGCCCGGGCGGCATGCGCATGCACCTGCACTACGCCATGGACCTCAACTGGCGCCCCCTGTACGACTACGGCAGCGAGGAGCTGAAGAAGGAGCTCATGCCCGGCTTCCAGGACCGCTCCGTCTTCACCTGCTGGGCCGTCACCGAGGAGAAGGGCGGCACGGGCGCCGACATCCAGGCTACGGCCGTGAAGGACGGTGACGACTACATCCTTAATGGGGAGAAGTTCCTCATCTCCCACACCGACTGCTGCAATTACGCCTACATCACGGCCGTGACCGACCCCAACGCGGACAAGGAGCACCGCCTCTCCACCTTCATGGTGCCGTGCGACACGCCCGGCTATGAGCTCACCCCCATGCCGCACATGATGGGCTGCCGCGGCGCCGGCCATACGGGCCTGAAGTTCACCAACATGCGCGTGCCGAAAAAGTACCTGCTGGGCAAGGAGGGCCAGGGCCTTGAGATCGCCATCCACTCCCTCTCCGTGTCCCGCGCGCACATCGCGGCGAGCAACCTGGGCATGGCCCAGCGGATGCTGGAGCTGAGCATCAAGCGCGCCAAGGATCGCGTCACCTTCGGCAAGCCCATCATCGAGCGCCAGGCGATCCGCATGAAGCTGGCGGACATGGCCACCCATGTGCACGCCCTGCGCACCATGATCTATGACTTCGCGCGGGACTACGAGAAAGACCCCAAGGGCGAGTTCATTGAGGAAAAGGCGGCCATGTGCAAGCTCTTCAGCATCTGGACCACCAAGGTCGTCTCTGACGAGATGCTGGAGATATTCGGGGGCATCGGCTACTTCGAAGACTGCGAATACGGCCCCGTGGAGCGGCTCTATCGGGACACCCGCGCCATGTGGCTGGAGGAGGGCACCCCCACCGTGCAGCGCATCACCATTTCCCGGCAGAACATCAAACACAACGGCGTGACTGAATACCAGCACGACTAA
- a CDS encoding MFS transporter, with product MPPKTYRWIIFALFALAYLGVFAQRMGMAVISPELSSNLSLSPMQMGTLGSLTFYSYAVFILFSGFLASKFGPKLCMGIFFGLGGLGTLLFVSVNSFMLLVFGAILIGLGTSVVVTAGTTSFANWFNMKEYGNVVSWFFLFGGIGNIIGAAPLSWMVQEMGWRTAYGSIACLMIVLAVLAFVIVRQPPADYSVADNLPSQPKNDEPKESLLQLLGQAMKNINFWCIAIWYMTIAAVHYAFNGMWAGLYFTDIYHLSKLEMGAILTMGAVGFSIGNPIVMWISTHIFKSFRVGMAMVNILALIGAGMIAFCTESLPYWSLYLVTLFIGLAVAASSIAYTATRSVFGARMAGPLAGVWSFVLFGGGGCMQLIMGYFVNSGKAAGTPLAGSYHTAFIILFICSLIGTIAGLVLKDVYKDTVAA from the coding sequence ATGCCACCTAAAACCTATCGCTGGATAATCTTCGCGCTCTTCGCGCTGGCGTACCTGGGCGTCTTCGCCCAGCGCATGGGCATGGCCGTCATTAGCCCCGAGCTCTCCTCGAACCTCTCCCTCTCGCCCATGCAGATGGGCACCCTTGGCTCCCTCACCTTTTACAGCTACGCGGTCTTCATCCTCTTTTCGGGCTTTCTGGCCAGCAAGTTCGGCCCCAAGCTCTGCATGGGCATTTTCTTCGGCCTCGGCGGCCTGGGCACCCTGCTCTTCGTCTCCGTCAATTCCTTCATGCTCCTCGTCTTCGGCGCCATCCTGATCGGCCTCGGCACCTCCGTCGTCGTCACCGCCGGCACCACCAGCTTCGCCAACTGGTTCAACATGAAGGAATACGGCAACGTCGTCTCCTGGTTCTTCCTCTTTGGCGGCATCGGCAACATCATCGGCGCCGCCCCCCTCTCCTGGATGGTGCAGGAGATGGGCTGGCGCACGGCATACGGCTCCATCGCGTGCCTCATGATCGTCCTGGCCGTCCTCGCCTTCGTCATCGTCCGCCAGCCTCCGGCCGACTACTCCGTGGCCGACAACCTCCCGAGCCAGCCCAAGAACGACGAGCCCAAGGAATCCCTGCTCCAGTTGCTGGGGCAGGCCATGAAGAACATCAATTTCTGGTGCATCGCCATCTGGTACATGACCATCGCCGCGGTGCATTACGCCTTCAACGGCATGTGGGCCGGCCTCTATTTCACCGACATCTACCATTTGTCCAAGCTTGAAATGGGCGCCATCCTCACCATGGGCGCCGTGGGCTTCTCCATCGGCAACCCCATTGTCATGTGGATCTCCACCCACATTTTCAAATCCTTCAGGGTCGGCATGGCCATGGTGAACATCCTGGCCCTCATCGGCGCGGGGATGATCGCCTTCTGCACCGAATCCCTCCCCTACTGGTCCCTCTACCTGGTGACCCTCTTTATCGGCCTCGCGGTGGCGGCCAGCTCCATAGCCTACACCGCCACACGCTCCGTGTTTGGCGCGCGCATGGCCGGCCCCCTTGCCGGCGTGTGGTCCTTTGTGCTCTTCGGCGGCGGCGGCTGCATGCAGCTCATCATGGGTTACTTCGTCAATTCCGGCAAAGCCGCGGGCACGCCTCTGGCCGGCTCCTACCACACGGCCTTCATCATCCTCTTCATCTGCTCGCTCATCGGCACCATCGCAGGCCTTGTGCTGAAGGACGTGTACAAGGACACCGTGGCCGCATAA
- a CDS encoding FeoA family protein: protein MGEIISLRKMKVGQQGKIARVEAAGEVNRRIRDMGLIPGAKVSVVGRAPLKDPVALRLSGVTISLRNREADHITVELTDKA from the coding sequence ATGGGCGAGATCATCAGTCTGCGCAAGATGAAGGTGGGCCAGCAGGGCAAGATCGCCCGGGTGGAGGCGGCCGGCGAGGTCAATCGCCGCATCCGCGACATGGGGCTCATCCCCGGCGCCAAGGTTTCCGTGGTGGGCCGCGCGCCCCTCAAGGACCCGGTGGCCCTGCGCCTTTCCGGCGTGACCATCTCCCTGCGCAACCGCGAGGCCGACCACATCACCGTGGAACTCACCGACAAGGCCTAG
- a CDS encoding LysR family transcriptional regulator gives MFPEFSGDFIQWLRGFYYTATCGNMTSAMKVMNRNQSALTYQIKSLEKEFGVKLFSGTKNNRVLTEEGKLLLNRATQLFGFIQELREQLVNLPSEVRGELRVSAMFSFYNHVLPQLVERFSTRHPDVCFRLNSGFLESTLFEEVGTGKVDMAILSSSRIPDELLTVPLFTSDLVLITPPSVHPPEQEGVSLSFIQSLKLGAPTLNSSLWLNVASQCQQYGYALKPKHIIDHQDCLLRCVGAGMCSAILDGFVVDDMADGLKVNVYPLKHLFKSRAYYLIMQKDAPYQYPQVKAFHSFIMNEFEVGMWE, from the coding sequence ATGTTCCCGGAATTCAGCGGAGATTTCATCCAGTGGCTGCGCGGCTTTTACTACACCGCCACATGCGGCAACATGACAAGCGCCATGAAAGTGATGAACAGGAACCAGTCTGCCCTGACCTACCAGATCAAGAGCCTTGAGAAGGAATTTGGCGTAAAATTGTTCAGCGGCACGAAAAACAACCGCGTGCTCACCGAGGAGGGAAAGCTGTTGCTCAACCGGGCGACCCAGCTTTTCGGCTTCATTCAGGAGTTGCGCGAGCAGCTCGTGAACCTGCCCTCGGAGGTGCGCGGGGAACTCAGGGTCAGCGCCATGTTCTCCTTTTACAACCATGTCTTGCCGCAACTGGTGGAGCGCTTCTCCACGCGGCATCCTGATGTCTGCTTCCGCCTCAATTCCGGCTTCCTGGAAAGCACGCTTTTTGAGGAGGTGGGCACGGGCAAGGTGGATATGGCCATCCTCTCTTCAAGCCGCATCCCGGATGAACTTCTGACCGTGCCGCTTTTCACGAGCGACCTTGTCCTCATCACCCCTCCCTCCGTCCATCCGCCGGAGCAGGAGGGGGTATCCCTCTCCTTCATCCAGTCCCTCAAGCTGGGCGCGCCCACCCTCAATTCCAGCCTCTGGCTGAATGTGGCCAGCCAGTGCCAGCAATATGGCTATGCCCTGAAGCCCAAGCACATAATCGATCACCAGGACTGCCTGCTTCGCTGCGTGGGCGCGGGCATGTGCAGCGCCATCCTGGATGGCTTTGTGGTGGACGACATGGCCGACGGGCTGAAGGTGAATGTCTATCCCCTGAAGCACTTGTTCAAAAGCCGCGCCTATTACCTGATCATGCAGAAGGACGCCCCCTACCAGTACCCGCAGGTAAAGGCCTTTCACAGCTTCATAATGAACGAGTTTGAGGTGGGCATGTGGGAGTGA
- a CDS encoding Arm DNA-binding domain-containing protein, with protein MPLNATMLRNLKSAGTPTKLADSEGLYLYLSASGGKLWRIDTRFGGERKTLSGGAYPAVPLKEARRKRDRARELPAKDIDSGAQKKAAKEEAKAAALRPAESKGLWPTGLLPFL; from the coding sequence ATGCCACTGAACGCCACCATGCTTCGGAATTTGAAGTCCGCCGGTACTCCGACAAAGCTCGCCGACTCCGAGGGGCTTTACCTCTACCTGTCCGCATCCGGGGGAAAACTCTGGCGCATAGACACCCGTTTTGGCGGCGAGCGAAAGACGCTCAGCGGCGGCGCGTATCCCGCCGTGCCCCTGAAAGAAGCCCGGCGGAAGCGCGACAGGGCCAGGGAACTGCCTGCCAAGGACATCGACTCCGGCGCGCAGAAGAAAGCCGCCAAGGAAGAGGCGAAGGCGGCCGCCCTCAGACCAGCAGAATCCAAGGGATTATGGCCAACTGGCTTACTCCCTTTTTTATAG
- a CDS encoding Trm112 family protein, translating into MNTEELLRLLACPECLGDLAALECGGGTTGFACEACGVVYPVRDEIPVMLVEEAIPRDKWERDHAGGKA; encoded by the coding sequence ATGAATACTGAAGAACTCTTGCGCCTGCTGGCCTGCCCCGAATGCCTCGGCGACCTCGCGGCACTTGAGTGTGGGGGGGGCACCACCGGCTTCGCCTGCGAGGCCTGCGGCGTGGTCTACCCGGTGCGGGACGAGATTCCCGTCATGCTCGTGGAAGAGGCCATTCCCCGCGACAAGTGGGAACGCGACCACGCCGGGGGCAAAGCCTGA
- a CDS encoding cupin domain-containing protein, whose product MLKRLMILTVFCAFCGGVAFAAGEEKAPQLYPKEQLKTWDRDKVAGGEGVLYGKFSHTRNDALKDWAIKEIGWMRLEPGASIGMHKHEANEDAYIIVSGEGVFTDTAGKETPVKAGDITIARKGDSHALKNTGAEPLVFLDVIGQQ is encoded by the coding sequence ATGCTTAAGCGTTTGATGATCCTGACGGTCTTTTGCGCATTCTGCGGCGGCGTTGCGTTTGCCGCCGGGGAAGAGAAGGCCCCGCAGCTCTATCCGAAGGAGCAATTAAAAACATGGGATCGCGACAAGGTCGCGGGCGGGGAGGGCGTTCTTTACGGCAAGTTCTCCCATACCCGCAACGACGCCCTGAAAGACTGGGCGATAAAGGAAATCGGCTGGATGCGCCTTGAGCCGGGCGCCTCAATCGGCATGCACAAGCATGAAGCGAATGAGGACGCCTATATCATCGTTTCAGGAGAAGGCGTGTTTACGGACACCGCGGGCAAGGAAACCCCGGTGAAGGCGGGAGACATCACCATTGCGCGGAAAGGCGATTCCCATGCGCTCAAGAATACAGGCGCAGAACCCCTTGTGTTTCTGGATGTCATAGGACAGCAATAG
- the yfcE gene encoding phosphodiesterase: MRLLIASDLHGSLQSLHFLEDRIRELAPDMVVLLGDLVYHGPRNPLPPGYDTPGLLHDMPGLTAMRPPVTAVRGNCDAEVDVCLMPFPMPESAWLDVDGLRIFACHGHRLPEAPPVPSLPAGTVILRGHTHVPRGETLDGLHFWNPGSLSLPKQGFPRSYGLYEDGVFRVLAMDGGEILRHAPAASCPAPGC; the protein is encoded by the coding sequence ATGCGCCTGCTCATCGCCTCCGACCTGCACGGCTCGCTCCAGAGCCTGCACTTTCTGGAAGACCGCATCCGGGAGCTCGCGCCGGACATGGTGGTGCTCTTGGGCGACCTCGTCTATCACGGCCCGCGCAATCCCCTGCCGCCGGGCTATGACACCCCGGGCCTCTTGCACGACATGCCCGGGCTCACCGCCATGCGGCCGCCCGTCACCGCCGTGCGCGGCAATTGCGACGCCGAGGTGGACGTGTGCCTCATGCCCTTCCCCATGCCGGAAAGCGCGTGGCTGGATGTGGATGGCTTGCGCATCTTCGCCTGCCACGGCCACCGGCTGCCCGAGGCGCCGCCCGTTCCTAGCCTTCCTGCGGGCACGGTCATCCTGCGCGGGCATACCCATGTGCCGCGCGGCGAGACCCTGGACGGCCTCCATTTCTGGAACCCGGGCTCCCTCTCGCTGCCCAAGCAGGGCTTCCCGCGCAGCTACGGCCTGTATGAAGACGGCGTCTTCCGCGTGCTCGCCATGGACGGCGGCGAGATCCTGCGCCATGCACCGGCAGCTTCGTGCCCCGCCCCGGGCTGCTGA
- the aroE gene encoding shikimate dehydrogenase — MASYPTKLFGIVGYPLGHSMSPGLHNWGFKEVDFPGVYLAWSEPPEKLKDFFRAVRLLPILGGNITIPHKVEAMKLVDKVSQRAAAIGAINTFYWKGEELWGENTDVIGFLAPLKGRSFRKALLLGAGGVSRAVIAGLQDLGVPEIVIANRTLEKAQALADHFHIKAIPWDERMEPDADLIINATSQGMKGEQVDKSPYEKKWLEGRKGLVYDIVYNPLETLLLRESKAAGWETVTGLTMFVEQARAAFALWTGGVEMPQASATAKVKELLGL; from the coding sequence ATGGCAAGCTATCCCACCAAGTTATTCGGCATCGTCGGCTACCCCCTTGGCCACAGCATGAGCCCCGGACTTCACAACTGGGGCTTCAAGGAAGTGGATTTTCCCGGCGTCTATCTGGCCTGGTCCGAGCCCCCGGAGAAGCTCAAGGACTTTTTCCGGGCGGTGCGCCTTTTGCCCATCCTGGGCGGCAACATCACCATCCCCCACAAGGTCGAGGCCATGAAGCTGGTGGACAAGGTGAGCCAGCGGGCCGCGGCCATCGGCGCCATCAACACCTTTTATTGGAAGGGCGAGGAACTTTGGGGAGAGAACACGGACGTGATCGGCTTCCTCGCGCCACTGAAGGGGCGCAGCTTCAGGAAGGCCCTGCTTTTGGGGGCCGGTGGCGTCTCGCGGGCGGTCATCGCCGGTCTCCAGGATCTCGGCGTGCCCGAGATCGTCATCGCGAACCGCACCCTTGAGAAGGCCCAGGCCCTGGCCGACCACTTCCATATCAAGGCGATCCCCTGGGACGAGCGCATGGAGCCCGATGCCGACCTCATCATTAACGCCACCTCCCAGGGCATGAAGGGCGAGCAGGTGGACAAAAGCCCCTATGAGAAAAAGTGGCTTGAAGGCCGCAAGGGCCTGGTCTATGACATCGTCTACAATCCGCTGGAGACATTGCTCCTGCGCGAGAGCAAAGCCGCCGGCTGGGAGACGGTGACCGGCCTCACCATGTTTGTGGAGCAGGCCAGGGCCGCCTTCGCCCTGTGGACCGGCGGCGTGGAGATGCCGCAGGCCTCCGCCACGGCCAAGGTCAAGGAATTGCTGGGCCTGTAG
- a CDS encoding Maf family protein has translation MPRPGLLNGMDGQTPAAPAAPALFVAAPGVRVVLASASPRRRELLASWGLPFTVLTAPDEEEPRPAAGEDAAAYALRAARSKAGRVRSLLPSGEASASLVIAADTVVCLDGRILGKPRDSAEALAMLEQLAGRTHSVTSAVALRLPKSWPGPHEEGLTDTARVTFADWPRAVLEAYARTGEPDDKAGAYAVQGRGAFLAERLDGAWSTVVGLPLTPLAALLLGRGLIRPAA, from the coding sequence GTGCCCCGCCCCGGGCTGCTGAACGGGATGGACGGCCAGACGCCCGCTGCACCGGCCGCGCCCGCGCTCTTCGTGGCCGCCCCGGGCGTGCGGGTGGTGCTCGCCTCGGCCTCGCCACGCCGGCGCGAGCTTCTCGCTTCGTGGGGCCTGCCTTTTACCGTCCTCACCGCGCCCGATGAGGAGGAGCCGCGCCCCGCAGCCGGCGAAGATGCCGCCGCCTATGCCCTGCGCGCCGCGAGGAGCAAGGCCGGCCGCGTGCGTTCCCTCCTGCCGTCCGGGGAGGCTTCCGCAAGCCTTGTCATTGCGGCGGATACCGTGGTCTGTCTGGACGGGCGCATCCTGGGCAAGCCCCGCGACAGCGCCGAGGCACTTGCCATGCTGGAACAGCTCGCCGGGCGCACGCATTCGGTGACGAGCGCCGTCGCCCTGCGCCTGCCCAAAAGCTGGCCAGGCCCCCACGAAGAAGGTCTCACGGATACGGCCCGCGTGACCTTTGCGGACTGGCCGCGCGCTGTGCTTGAGGCCTATGCGCGCACGGGGGAGCCTGACGACAAGGCCGGCGCCTATGCCGTGCAAGGCCGCGGCGCCTTCCTCGCCGAGCGGCTTGACGGCGCGTGGAGCACCGTTGTCGGGCTGCCGCTCACGCCACTGGCGGCGCTGCTGCTTGGACGCGGGCTCATCCGACCTGCGGCGTAA
- a CDS encoding DUF3298 domain-containing protein, giving the protein MPLLMAALVAGLPGGAFAATPRLLAAAAASPQGTDTARPATPDTTANAPTSAAASPPDSLPATPEDAAAQLSGSQWPGVINHLLQRPLPGGPADPQGAVIHIDYPSVGSPSVDADIRAWVTGIANAFEAHLDLSRPGLTDADMLPVHDVMEADSATEQRPAFELWGSYSISRPSDAAISITFEIWNYTGALQGNLDILTLNYSLLTGQRLAFMDLFEKPETALTLMSDWSRKELAPRLGATTRLTVLEAGTAPLVENFSSLTLTPEGICINFQPYQVAPWAAGVQKVEMPLEALLPAGPLLALWGR; this is encoded by the coding sequence GTGCCCCTGCTTATGGCGGCGCTTGTCGCGGGCCTGCCCGGCGGCGCCTTCGCGGCGACGCCCCGTTTGCTGGCCGCTGCCGCCGCATCGCCGCAGGGGACTGATACCGCGCGCCCGGCCACGCCTGACACCACGGCAAACGCGCCAACTTCCGCAGCGGCATCTCCCCCCGACAGCCTCCCCGCCACTCCCGAGGATGCCGCGGCGCAGCTCTCCGGCTCGCAGTGGCCCGGCGTCATCAATCACCTGCTGCAAAGGCCGCTCCCCGGGGGCCCGGCGGACCCGCAGGGGGCCGTCATCCATATCGACTATCCATCCGTGGGTTCGCCCTCGGTTGACGCGGACATCCGCGCCTGGGTCACGGGCATCGCCAACGCCTTTGAGGCCCACCTGGACCTGAGCCGTCCCGGCCTCACCGATGCCGACATGCTTCCCGTCCACGACGTGATGGAAGCGGACAGCGCCACGGAGCAGCGCCCGGCCTTCGAGCTCTGGGGCTCCTACAGCATCAGCCGCCCGTCGGACGCGGCCATCAGCATCACCTTTGAGATCTGGAACTACACGGGCGCGCTTCAGGGCAACCTGGACATCCTCACGCTCAATTACAGCCTGCTCACCGGGCAACGCCTCGCCTTCATGGACCTGTTCGAGAAGCCCGAGACCGCGCTCACGCTCATGTCCGACTGGTCGCGCAAGGAGCTTGCCCCGCGCCTCGGCGCCACGACGCGCCTCACCGTGCTGGAAGCGGGCACCGCGCCGCTGGTGGAGAACTTTTCCAGCCTGACGCTCACGCCCGAGGGCATCTGCATCAATTTTCAGCCCTACCAGGTGGCCCCGTGGGCCGCGGGCGTGCAAAAGGTGGAAATGCCGCTGGAAGCGCTCCTCCCGGCTGGCCCGCTGCTGGCGCTGTGGGGGCGCTGA
- a CDS encoding sodium:calcium antiporter produces MSLRALRPFLLAILLTIPGLALRVLHPEISPLITALLAGVAILGASFLLTWACEVAQLDIPQAIAVAVVAFIAVLPEYAVDMYFTWMAGQDPAGPYSHYAIANMTGANRLLIGVGWSAIVLIFAARYHKGVVLPADKRTDVLFLGMATVYALFIPVKGSLTWVDGVVLLCIYIWYIWIVAHRPCADEEPEGPAAALARLSRPARLATIICLFVFAACVILCNAEPFSESLVASGKILGVNEFLLVQWLAPIASEAPEFIVALMFAFRGNAALALGSLLSSKLNQWTLLVGMIPGVYAASSGGFYPPINLDSHQFQEILLTAGQSLFAVALLADLHLRVREAIALLTLFAAQLLSPLYDAQLEAFLGLAHDPLRLHNVYAGLYLVLAVLILVWHRRGVWALRRGFRP; encoded by the coding sequence ATGTCCCTCCGCGCACTCAGGCCTTTCCTTCTCGCCATTTTGCTGACCATTCCCGGGCTCGCGCTCCGCGTGCTGCACCCGGAGATCTCGCCGCTCATCACGGCGCTCCTCGCGGGCGTGGCCATTCTCGGCGCATCCTTTTTGCTGACCTGGGCCTGCGAGGTGGCGCAGCTCGACATCCCCCAAGCCATCGCCGTGGCCGTGGTGGCCTTCATCGCCGTGCTCCCCGAATACGCCGTGGACATGTATTTCACGTGGATGGCCGGGCAGGACCCCGCCGGCCCCTACTCCCACTATGCCATCGCCAACATGACCGGCGCCAACCGGCTGCTCATCGGCGTGGGCTGGTCGGCCATCGTGCTCATTTTCGCGGCCCGCTACCACAAGGGCGTGGTGCTGCCCGCCGACAAGCGCACGGACGTGCTCTTCCTCGGCATGGCGACGGTCTACGCGCTCTTCATCCCGGTCAAGGGCTCGCTCACCTGGGTGGACGGCGTCGTCCTGCTCTGCATCTATATATGGTATATCTGGATCGTGGCGCACCGCCCCTGCGCCGACGAAGAACCCGAAGGCCCCGCCGCGGCGCTGGCGAGGCTCTCGCGACCGGCGCGCCTTGCGACCATCATCTGCCTCTTTGTGTTCGCGGCGTGCGTCATCCTCTGCAATGCGGAACCTTTCAGCGAAAGCCTTGTCGCCAGCGGCAAGATCCTGGGCGTCAATGAGTTCCTGCTCGTGCAGTGGCTCGCGCCCATCGCCTCGGAAGCGCCGGAATTCATCGTGGCGCTCATGTTCGCCTTTCGCGGCAATGCTGCGCTGGCGCTCGGCAGCCTGCTCTCCTCCAAGCTCAACCAGTGGACGCTGCTCGTGGGCATGATCCCAGGGGTTTACGCCGCCTCCTCCGGCGGATTTTATCCGCCCATAAACCTTGACAGCCACCAGTTTCAGGAAATACTACTGACGGCGGGGCAATCCCTGTTCGCAGTGGCCCTCCTGGCGGACCTGCACCTGCGCGTCCGCGAGGCCATCGCCCTGCTGACGCTTTTCGCGGCCCAGCTGCTCTCGCCGCTCTATGACGCGCAGCTGGAAGCCTTTTTGGGGCTGGCGCACGACCCCTTGCGCCTGCACAATGTGTATGCGGGGCTCTATCTGGTGCTCGCCGTGCTGATCCTAGTCTGGCACCGGCGCGGCGTATGGGCGCTTAGGCGTGGCTTCAGGCCTTGA
- a CDS encoding sugar phosphate isomerase/epimerase encodes MSAVLASPALVRAAGKTYPIGIAPLSLIELTPPNRVSCAAEAGYSSIGMRLVPATPTEAKYDLVSPDSAVRKATVARLKETGLKVLDIEIIRFTPDFKAEALKPVMESAADLGATRALVAGNDKDLNRTAAQFAALCDVAAPFNITCAIEFMPFTYVKSLKQAAELVKKVNKPNAGIVFDLMHYHYSGSTLEDIKNTPAGYISYVQMCDGALNPPTDNAELIHHARGLRESPGKGAIDIVSVMKALPKNLPVSVECINEKYAYNMSPLARAKEYFDDTQKILAAADY; translated from the coding sequence ATGTCCGCTGTCCTGGCAAGCCCCGCCCTCGTCCGCGCCGCCGGAAAGACCTATCCCATCGGCATCGCGCCCCTGAGCCTCATTGAGCTTACCCCGCCCAACCGCGTCTCCTGCGCGGCTGAGGCCGGCTACTCAAGCATCGGCATGCGCCTTGTGCCCGCCACCCCCACAGAGGCGAAGTATGACCTCGTCTCGCCCGACTCCGCCGTGCGCAAGGCCACCGTGGCGCGCCTGAAGGAGACCGGCCTGAAGGTGCTGGACATCGAGATCATCCGCTTCACCCCCGACTTCAAGGCCGAGGCGCTCAAGCCCGTCATGGAGTCTGCGGCCGACCTTGGCGCCACCCGCGCCCTTGTGGCCGGCAATGACAAGGACCTGAACCGCACGGCCGCGCAGTTCGCGGCCCTCTGCGATGTGGCGGCGCCCTTCAACATCACCTGCGCCATCGAGTTCATGCCCTTCACCTATGTCAAATCCCTCAAGCAGGCGGCCGAGCTGGTGAAAAAGGTCAACAAGCCCAACGCCGGCATCGTCTTTGACCTCATGCACTACCACTACTCCGGCTCGACCCTGGAGGACATCAAGAACACGCCGGCCGGCTACATCTCCTACGTCCAGATGTGCGACGGCGCGCTGAATCCGCCCACTGACAACGCCGAGCTCATCCATCACGCCCGCGGCCTCAGGGAGTCCCCCGGCAAGGGCGCCATCGACATCGTTTCCGTCATGAAGGCGCTGCCCAAGAACCTGCCCGTGTCCGTCGAGTGCATCAACGAGAAGTATGCCTACAACATGTCGCCCCTCGCCCGCGCGAAGGAGTATTTTGACGACACCCAGAAGATTCTGGCGGCGGCAGACTACTGA
- a CDS encoding DUF3298 and DUF4163 domain-containing protein → MSHIESIAQESPAAAPEPENAAPEQAVYPGVMNVHLQGGGDGTPKVSLNYPAFRAEAVDADIRSWAEGVMRSYEEEVRASIAPDGEKPGSYGVWDLTGMYSLERPSPKVVSVIFNVYSYTGGAHGNLVITCRNYDLATGKRLDFADLFKNPEKALELMSAYAREHLTKSLGEESDEEMIREGTAPELNNFGELALTPAGVTIQFQPYQVGPWSAGPQQVEMPLAALAAAGPEPAIWTEAAKAAKADDADTPPAKDGAAGGRK, encoded by the coding sequence GTGTCCCACATCGAAAGCATCGCCCAGGAAAGCCCGGCGGCGGCTCCCGAGCCGGAAAACGCCGCCCCGGAACAGGCCGTCTATCCCGGCGTGATGAATGTCCATCTCCAGGGCGGCGGCGACGGCACCCCCAAGGTGAGCCTCAACTATCCGGCCTTCCGGGCCGAGGCCGTGGATGCGGACATCCGCTCCTGGGCCGAGGGCGTGATGCGCTCCTACGAAGAGGAGGTGCGCGCCAGCATCGCCCCGGACGGCGAAAAGCCGGGCAGCTACGGCGTGTGGGACCTCACGGGGATGTACAGCCTCGAGCGCCCCTCGCCCAAGGTGGTGAGCGTCATCTTCAATGTCTACAGCTACACGGGCGGCGCGCACGGCAACCTCGTCATCACCTGCCGCAACTATGACCTCGCCACAGGCAAGCGCCTGGACTTCGCCGACCTCTTCAAGAACCCGGAAAAGGCGCTCGAGCTCATGTCGGCCTATGCGCGGGAACACCTCACCAAGAGCCTCGGCGAGGAGTCGGACGAAGAGATGATCCGCGAGGGCACAGCGCCGGAGCTCAACAATTTCGGCGAGCTCGCGCTCACGCCCGCGGGCGTCACCATCCAGTTCCAGCCCTACCAGGTGGGGCCCTGGTCCGCCGGGCCGCAGCAGGTGGAAATGCCGCTCGCGGCGCTGGCCGCCGCCGGGCCCGAGCCCGCTATCTGGACCGAAGCTGCCAAGGCGGCCAAGGCGGATGACGCCGACACGCCCCCCGCCAAGGACGGCGCAGCCGGCGGGCGCAAGTAG